Proteins from a single region of Diaphorobacter limosus:
- the proW gene encoding glycine betaine/L-proline ABC transporter permease ProW — MNENQHNPLATNTPPQDDPWAASTAPADTASAPDPWSTGASDATTDAANASDWLSGAAPAPAGGDDASTGLAGLWQQLGSDGLPVQGWINDGLAWLVEHFRPFFQTVRAPIDATLSGITDALLALPWPVMVLLITLLAWQFAGRALAVASAISLAAVVLLGIWPDAMVTLALVLTSLLFCVVIGLPLGIWLASSDRAQRWMRPLLDAMQTTPAFVYLVPVVMLFGIGNVPGVIVTIVFALPPLVRLTNLGLRQVRPDLVEASRAYGASPTQLLLKVQLPLAMPSIMAGINQTLMLSLSMVVIASMIAVGGLGQMVLRGIGRLDMGLATVGGLGIVLLAIVLDRITQAMGEPRRGGQRWWHGGPLGLLLRKRTKKQ, encoded by the coding sequence ATGAACGAGAACCAACACAACCCCCTAGCCACCAACACCCCGCCCCAGGACGACCCCTGGGCCGCAAGCACCGCCCCAGCCGACACCGCCAGCGCGCCCGACCCCTGGAGCACTGGCGCCAGCGATGCCACCACCGATGCCGCTAACGCCAGCGACTGGCTGTCGGGTGCCGCGCCCGCGCCAGCCGGCGGCGATGACGCCAGCACCGGCCTGGCCGGCCTGTGGCAGCAGCTCGGCAGCGACGGCCTGCCCGTGCAAGGCTGGATCAACGACGGCCTGGCCTGGCTGGTGGAGCACTTTCGCCCCTTCTTCCAGACCGTGCGCGCGCCCATCGACGCCACGCTCAGCGGCATCACCGACGCGCTGCTGGCCCTGCCCTGGCCGGTGATGGTGCTCCTCATCACGCTGCTGGCCTGGCAATTCGCCGGCCGCGCACTGGCCGTCGCCAGCGCCATCTCGCTCGCCGCCGTGGTGTTGCTGGGCATCTGGCCCGATGCCATGGTCACGCTGGCGCTGGTGCTCACCTCGCTGCTGTTCTGCGTGGTGATCGGCCTGCCGCTGGGCATCTGGCTGGCGAGCAGCGACCGCGCCCAGCGCTGGATGCGTCCGCTGCTGGACGCCATGCAGACCACGCCGGCCTTCGTCTATCTGGTGCCGGTCGTGATGCTGTTTGGCATCGGCAACGTGCCCGGCGTCATCGTCACCATCGTGTTTGCGCTGCCGCCGCTGGTGCGCCTGACCAATCTGGGTCTGCGCCAAGTGCGGCCGGACCTGGTCGAGGCCAGCCGCGCCTATGGCGCCTCACCCACGCAGTTGCTGCTCAAGGTGCAGCTACCGCTGGCCATGCCGTCCATCATGGCCGGCATCAACCAGACGCTGATGCTCAGTCTGTCCATGGTGGTCATCGCCTCGATGATCGCCGTCGGCGGCCTGGGGCAGATGGTGCTGCGCGGCATCGGCCGGCTGGACATGGGGCTGGCCACCGTCGGCGGCTTAGGGATAGTGCTGCTGGCCATCGTGCTCGACCGCATCACCCAGGCCATGGGCGAGCCGCGCCGTGGCGGCCAGCGCTGGTGGCACGGCGGGCCGCTGGGCCTGCTGCTGCGCAAGCGCACCAAGAAACAATAA
- the proV gene encoding glycine betaine/L-proline ABC transporter ATP-binding protein ProV has translation MAKQIIIDQVFKVFGDAPEQAMDLVRQGLGKQDILARTGHSIGVFDASFTIEPGEIFVVMGLSGSGKSTLVRMLNRLIEPTAGRILVDGQDIHALTDKALRQWRRKDISMVFQSFALMPHMTVLDNTAFGLELAGTPKAERQQMARQALEQVGLAEWGASYPDELSGGMQQRVGLARALAADPAILLMDEAFSALDPIIRTEMQSELLRLQQLKRRTIVFISHDLDEAMRIGDRIAIMKDGQVVQVGTPDEILRKPANGYVRDFVRGVDAAAVFKAGDIARQAFTVTSAREDRGSRATLRLLEDSDRDHAYVLTSRKQYLGVVSTQSLRDALHGHHGPLGLRHAFLPDIPQLAADTPVAELYGPMGSASCPLPVVAEDGRFLGVVSRTTLMKFLDRDTPPVPPPQAERAPVALNPQFPDGTANPVAPAA, from the coding sequence ATGGCCAAGCAAATCATCATCGACCAGGTTTTCAAGGTCTTCGGGGACGCGCCCGAACAGGCCATGGATCTGGTACGCCAGGGCCTGGGCAAACAGGACATACTGGCCCGCACGGGCCATTCGATCGGCGTGTTCGACGCCAGCTTCACGATCGAGCCCGGCGAGATTTTCGTCGTCATGGGCCTGTCGGGCTCGGGCAAATCCACGCTGGTGCGCATGCTCAACCGGCTCATCGAGCCCACGGCGGGCCGCATCCTGGTCGATGGCCAGGACATCCATGCGCTGACCGACAAGGCCCTGCGCCAGTGGCGACGCAAGGACATCTCGATGGTGTTCCAGTCGTTTGCGCTGATGCCGCACATGACGGTGCTGGACAACACCGCCTTCGGCCTGGAGCTGGCCGGCACGCCCAAGGCCGAACGCCAGCAAATGGCGCGGCAGGCGCTGGAGCAGGTGGGCCTGGCCGAATGGGGCGCGAGCTACCCGGACGAGCTCTCCGGCGGCATGCAGCAGCGCGTGGGCCTGGCGCGCGCGCTGGCGGCCGACCCGGCCATCCTGCTGATGGACGAGGCCTTCTCGGCACTCGACCCCATCATCCGCACCGAGATGCAGTCCGAGCTCCTGCGCCTGCAGCAGCTCAAGCGGCGCACCATCGTCTTCATCTCGCACGACCTGGACGAGGCCATGCGCATTGGCGACCGCATCGCCATCATGAAGGACGGCCAGGTGGTGCAGGTGGGCACGCCCGACGAGATCTTGCGCAAGCCGGCGAATGGCTATGTGCGCGACTTCGTGCGCGGGGTGGATGCGGCGGCGGTGTTCAAGGCCGGCGACATTGCGCGCCAGGCCTTCACCGTGACATCGGCGCGCGAGGACCGCGGCAGCCGCGCCACGCTGCGCCTGCTGGAAGATTCAGACCGCGACCACGCCTACGTGCTGACCAGCCGCAAGCAATACCTGGGGGTCGTCAGCACGCAGTCGCTGCGCGACGCCCTGCACGGCCACCACGGGCCGCTGGGGCTGCGGCACGCCTTTCTGCCGGACATCCCCCAGCTTGCCGCCGACACCCCGGTGGCGGAGCTGTACGGCCCCATGGGCAGCGCCTCCTGCCCGCTACCCGTGGTGGCCGAGGACGGGCGCTTCCTGGGCGTGGTCAGCCGCACCACGCTGATGAAGTTCCTGGACCGCGACACGCCCCCCGTGCCGCCCCCCCAGGCCGAACGCGCGCCGGTCGCGCTGAACCCGCAGTTTCCCGATGGCACGGCCAACCCCGTCGCCCCGGCGGCCTGA
- the acs gene encoding acetate--CoA ligase: MSDSSSAIQSVLVENRVFPPPEALVKAARISGMAGYEALCAEANKDFEGFWARLARENINWTKPFTQTLDESNAPFYKWFADGELNASANCLDKHMGTPVENKTAIIFEADGGEVTKVTYKELLARVSQFANALKARGVQKGDRVLIYMPMTIEGIVAMQACARIGATHSVVFGGFSAKAVQERIQDAGAVAVITANYQLRGGKELPLKAIVDEAIASGGCECVKTVFVYERTASAWARVAGRDISFAEAVAGQSTECAPVPVEAEHPLFVLYTSGSTGKPKGVQHATGGYMLWAKLTMDWTFDIQPSDVFWCTADIGWVTGHTYITYGPLAAGATEVVFEGVPTYPNAGRFWQMIERHKVSIFYTAPTAIRSLIKAADSDEAVHPGKSDLSSLRILGSVGEPINPEAWMWYYKNVGQERCPIVDTWWQTENGGHLITPLPGATPLVPGSCTLPLPGIDAAIVDETGNDVPNGSGGILVIKRPWPSMIRTIWGDPERFKKSYFPEELKGYYLAGDGAVRDAKTGYFRITGRIDDVLNVSGHRMGTMEIESALVAKSDLVAEAAVVGRPDDLTGEAICAFVVLKRPRPTGDEAKQIAKELRDWVAKEIGPIAKPKDIRFGDNLPKTRSGKIMRRLLRSLAKGESITQDTSTLENPAILDQLAQNN; encoded by the coding sequence ATGAGCGATTCCTCTTCCGCCATCCAGTCTGTTTTGGTTGAAAACCGTGTCTTCCCCCCGCCAGAGGCGCTGGTGAAGGCCGCCCGCATCTCCGGCATGGCCGGCTACGAAGCCCTGTGCGCCGAGGCGAACAAGGATTTCGAGGGCTTCTGGGCCCGTCTGGCGCGCGAGAACATCAACTGGACCAAGCCTTTCACGCAAACCCTGGACGAGTCGAATGCACCGTTCTACAAGTGGTTTGCCGACGGCGAGCTGAACGCCAGCGCCAACTGCCTGGACAAGCACATGGGGACGCCGGTCGAGAACAAGACCGCCATCATCTTCGAGGCCGACGGCGGTGAGGTCACCAAGGTCACCTACAAGGAGCTGCTGGCGCGCGTGAGCCAGTTTGCCAACGCCCTGAAGGCGCGCGGCGTGCAAAAGGGCGACCGCGTGCTGATCTACATGCCCATGACCATCGAGGGCATCGTGGCCATGCAGGCCTGCGCGCGCATCGGCGCCACGCACAGCGTGGTGTTCGGCGGCTTCTCGGCCAAGGCGGTGCAGGAGCGCATCCAGGATGCCGGCGCCGTGGCCGTGATCACCGCCAACTACCAGCTGCGCGGCGGCAAGGAGCTGCCGCTGAAGGCCATCGTGGATGAGGCCATTGCCTCGGGCGGCTGCGAGTGCGTGAAGACCGTGTTCGTGTACGAGCGCACCGCCAGCGCCTGGGCCCGCGTGGCCGGCCGCGACATCTCGTTTGCCGAGGCCGTCGCCGGCCAGAGCACCGAATGCGCCCCCGTGCCGGTGGAAGCCGAGCACCCGCTGTTCGTGCTCTACACCAGCGGCTCCACGGGCAAGCCCAAGGGCGTGCAGCATGCCACCGGCGGCTACATGCTGTGGGCCAAGCTGACCATGGACTGGACCTTCGACATCCAGCCCAGCGACGTGTTCTGGTGCACGGCCGACATCGGCTGGGTCACGGGCCACACCTACATCACCTACGGGCCGCTCGCCGCCGGCGCCACCGAGGTGGTGTTCGAGGGCGTGCCCACCTACCCCAACGCCGGTCGCTTCTGGCAGATGATCGAGCGCCACAAGGTCAGCATCTTCTACACCGCGCCCACGGCCATTCGCTCGCTCATCAAGGCGGCCGATTCGGACGAGGCAGTGCATCCGGGCAAGTCGGATCTGTCGAGCCTGCGCATCCTGGGCAGCGTGGGCGAGCCCATCAACCCCGAAGCCTGGATGTGGTACTACAAGAACGTGGGCCAGGAGCGCTGCCCCATCGTGGACACCTGGTGGCAGACGGAAAACGGCGGCCACCTCATCACCCCGCTGCCGGGCGCCACGCCGCTGGTGCCGGGCAGCTGCACGCTGCCGCTGCCGGGCATCGATGCCGCCATCGTCGATGAGACGGGCAACGACGTGCCCAACGGCTCGGGCGGCATCCTGGTCATCAAGCGCCCCTGGCCATCGATGATCCGCACCATCTGGGGCGACCCCGAGCGCTTCAAGAAGAGCTACTTCCCCGAAGAGCTCAAGGGCTACTACCTGGCCGGCGACGGCGCCGTGCGTGACGCCAAGACCGGCTACTTCCGCATTACCGGCCGCATCGATGACGTGCTCAACGTCTCGGGCCACCGCATGGGCACGATGGAAATCGAATCCGCCCTGGTGGCCAAGAGCGACCTGGTGGCCGAGGCCGCCGTGGTGGGCCGCCCCGACGACCTGACGGGCGAGGCCATCTGCGCCTTCGTGGTGCTGAAGCGCCCGCGCCCCACCGGCGACGAGGCCAAGCAAATCGCCAAGGAGCTGCGCGACTGGGTGGCCAAGGAAATCGGCCCCATCGCGAAACCCAAGGACATCCGCTTCGGCGACAACCTGCCCAAGACCCGCAGCGGCAAGATCATGCGCCGCCTGCTGCGCAGCCTGGCCAAGGGCGAGTCCATCACCCAGGACACCAGCACGCTGGAAAACCCCGCAATTCTCGATCAGTTGGCGCAGAACAACTGA
- a CDS encoding c-type cytochrome — translation MKRSLITLAMALSVAAPAMADEALAKSKNCMACHAVDKKVVGPAYKEVAKKYAGKGADATLVEHVMKGSKGVWGPVPMPANAQVNEADAKKLVAWILSLK, via the coding sequence ATGAAACGCTCCTTGATCACCCTTGCAATGGCACTGTCGGTTGCCGCTCCCGCCATGGCCGATGAAGCCCTGGCCAAGTCCAAGAACTGCATGGCCTGCCATGCCGTCGACAAGAAGGTGGTAGGCCCAGCCTACAAGGAAGTGGCCAAGAAGTACGCTGGCAAGGGCGCCGACGCCACCCTGGTCGAGCATGTGATGAAGGGCAGCAAGGGCGTCTGGGGCCCCGTGCCCATGCCCGCCAACGCACAAGTGAACGAGGCCGACGCCAAGAAGCTGGTGGCCTGGATTCTGTCGCTGAAGTAA